One Alnus glutinosa chromosome 3, dhAlnGlut1.1, whole genome shotgun sequence genomic region harbors:
- the LOC133864228 gene encoding B3 domain-containing protein Os01g0234100-like isoform X2: protein MDQVVKRENEEEEKAEPMETASCEEVEDVILAELSRSSKLKPRPSSSTGNQKKPMDKKETLSSIKKGRSDSMMKHAVTSQAMKTMISSMKGKAAVDGLGGARSSALIQAQEVRSNLPPEYPSFVKSLVRSHVAGCFWMGLPGAFCKAYLPNKDTTVILEDECGKQYELKYIAYKTGLSAGWRQFSAAHKLLEGDVLIFQLVEPTKFKVYIIRPNVLTEVDGALLLLNLDAQTKQSCAGSSNTKRKRPKPHHFGLFEKKKKIGLPRSVTKLGQPAEQSENDSEEVGSEVLEGYKLSELAIQFKDIKSFQNFRILVDGIPMDSEFSEDIRKKYYKLCYSQKAFIHDGLVSGINFALIVGIIFETVNIADAIKASKLTTSREEFSAWDKTLQAFEHLGMNVRFLRSRLRRIVSLAYESEGATNARRYLEARTERGRTEDEISNIEAKLVELKEACYGFGSYIDSLKSKAESYDLKFQDL from the exons GGCAATCAAAAGAAGCCAATGGATAAAAAGGAAACGCTCTCGAGCATCAAGAAAGGGCGTTCGGATTCGATGATGAAGCAT GCTGTAACGAGTCAGGCAATGAAGACAATGATAAG CTCTATGAAAGGTAAAGCTGCGGTTGATGGACTTGGTGGAGCCAGGTCATCAGCACTGATTCAAGCTCAGGAAGTTCGGTCGAATCTTCCTCCTGAATACCCTAGCTTTGTGAAATCTTTGGTCAGATCACATGTTGCTGGTTGTTTTTGGATG GGGCTTCCCGGGGCGTTTTGTAAGGCATACTTACCAAATAAAGACACTACAGTCATTTTGGAAGATGAATGTGGAAAACAATATGAGTTGAAATACATTGCATACAAGACTGGATTGAGTGCTGGTTGGAGACAGTTTTCTGCTGCACACAAATTGCTCGAGGGAGATGTTTTGATCTTCCAATTAGTTGAACCTACCAAATTTAAG GTTTACATAATAAGGCCAAATGTTTTAACTGAAGTGGATGGGGCTCTTTTGCTCCTAAATTTGGATGCTCAGACAAAACAAAGTTGTGCAG GTTCCAGTAATACAAAGAGGAAACGGCCAAAGCCTCATCATTTTGGTCtctttgaaaagaagaaaaagattggCCTGCCAAGATCTGTTACTAAACTTGGACAGCCAGCAGAACAATCTGAAAACGATAGTGAGGAGGTTGGTTCGGAGGTTTTGGAAGGCTATAAGTTGTCTGAGCTAGCTATCCAGTTCAAAGACATCAAAAGTTTTCAGAATTTCAGGATTCTAGTAGATGGAATTCCTATGGATTCTGAGTTCTCTGAGGATATTCGGAAGAAATACTACAAGCTCTGCTATAGTCAGAAAGCATTTATTCATGACGGTCTAGTCAGCGGCATCAATTTTGCGTTGATTGTTGGGATTATTTTTGAGACTGTTAATATTGCGGATGCCATAAAAGCTAGCAAGCTTACAACCTCGCGGGAGGAGTTTTCTGCTTGGGACAAGACTTTGCAAGCCTTCGAGCATTTGGGCATGAATGTAAGGTTCTTACGCTCCCGGCTCAGACGGATTGTAAGCCTTGCCTATGAATCAGAAGGTGCCACAAATGCAAGGAGGTACTTAGAAGCTAGAACTGAACGAGGTCGCACAGAAGACGAAATAAGCAATATTGAAGCAAAACTAGTGGAATTAAAGGAAGCCTGTTATGGATTTGGTTCCTATATTGATAGCCTGAAGTCGAAAGCTGAAAGCTACGACCTCAAGTTCCAG GATCTGTGA
- the LOC133864228 gene encoding B3 domain-containing protein Os01g0234100-like isoform X1, with translation MDQVVKRENEEEEKAEPMETASCEEVEDVILAELSRSSKLKPRPSSSTGNQKKPMDKKETLSSIKKGRSDSMMKHAVTSQAMKTMISSMKGKAAVDGLGGARSSALIQAQEVRSNLPPEYPSFVKSLVRSHVAGCFWMGLPGAFCKAYLPNKDTTVILEDECGKQYELKYIAYKTGLSAGWRQFSAAHKLLEGDVLIFQLVEPTKFKVYIIRPNVLTEVDGALLLLNLDAQTKQSCAGSSNTKRKRPKPHHFGLFEKKKKIGLPRSVTKLGQPAEQSENDSEEVGSEVLEGYKLSELAIQFKDIKSFQNFRILVDGIPMDSEFSEDIRKKYYKLCYSQKAFIHDGLVSGINFALIVGIIFETVNIADAIKASKLTTSREEFSAWDKTLQAFEHLGMNVRFLRSRLRRIVSLAYESEGATNARRYLEARTERGRTEDEISNIEAKLVELKEACYGFGSYIDSLKSKAESYDLKFQVEATARW, from the exons GGCAATCAAAAGAAGCCAATGGATAAAAAGGAAACGCTCTCGAGCATCAAGAAAGGGCGTTCGGATTCGATGATGAAGCAT GCTGTAACGAGTCAGGCAATGAAGACAATGATAAG CTCTATGAAAGGTAAAGCTGCGGTTGATGGACTTGGTGGAGCCAGGTCATCAGCACTGATTCAAGCTCAGGAAGTTCGGTCGAATCTTCCTCCTGAATACCCTAGCTTTGTGAAATCTTTGGTCAGATCACATGTTGCTGGTTGTTTTTGGATG GGGCTTCCCGGGGCGTTTTGTAAGGCATACTTACCAAATAAAGACACTACAGTCATTTTGGAAGATGAATGTGGAAAACAATATGAGTTGAAATACATTGCATACAAGACTGGATTGAGTGCTGGTTGGAGACAGTTTTCTGCTGCACACAAATTGCTCGAGGGAGATGTTTTGATCTTCCAATTAGTTGAACCTACCAAATTTAAG GTTTACATAATAAGGCCAAATGTTTTAACTGAAGTGGATGGGGCTCTTTTGCTCCTAAATTTGGATGCTCAGACAAAACAAAGTTGTGCAG GTTCCAGTAATACAAAGAGGAAACGGCCAAAGCCTCATCATTTTGGTCtctttgaaaagaagaaaaagattggCCTGCCAAGATCTGTTACTAAACTTGGACAGCCAGCAGAACAATCTGAAAACGATAGTGAGGAGGTTGGTTCGGAGGTTTTGGAAGGCTATAAGTTGTCTGAGCTAGCTATCCAGTTCAAAGACATCAAAAGTTTTCAGAATTTCAGGATTCTAGTAGATGGAATTCCTATGGATTCTGAGTTCTCTGAGGATATTCGGAAGAAATACTACAAGCTCTGCTATAGTCAGAAAGCATTTATTCATGACGGTCTAGTCAGCGGCATCAATTTTGCGTTGATTGTTGGGATTATTTTTGAGACTGTTAATATTGCGGATGCCATAAAAGCTAGCAAGCTTACAACCTCGCGGGAGGAGTTTTCTGCTTGGGACAAGACTTTGCAAGCCTTCGAGCATTTGGGCATGAATGTAAGGTTCTTACGCTCCCGGCTCAGACGGATTGTAAGCCTTGCCTATGAATCAGAAGGTGCCACAAATGCAAGGAGGTACTTAGAAGCTAGAACTGAACGAGGTCGCACAGAAGACGAAATAAGCAATATTGAAGCAAAACTAGTGGAATTAAAGGAAGCCTGTTATGGATTTGGTTCCTATATTGATAGCCTGAAGTCGAAAGCTGAAAGCTACGACCTCAAGTTCCAGGTAGAGGCTACCGCTCGATGGTGA